Genomic segment of Rhinoraja longicauda isolate Sanriku21f chromosome 4, sRhiLon1.1, whole genome shotgun sequence:
AGAAACCCGTGTTTTGTCTGGAAAGTGGCTTTGAGGGGAAATAAATTACCGGAATCATGCCCGGATTCGGGGTTTTtgttacaggaagaggttggacagatttggattgttttcactggagcgcCGGAGGTTGCTGGGAGACTTGATAgtattatataaaattatgagaggcatagatagtgtagattGAATCATTTTCCTGGGATTGAAAAATCAAATGGTAGAGGGTGTAGCATTaatggtgagaggagcaaagttttaaGGAGCAAAGATTTTTTACGGAGGGTGAtgaatgcctggaatgtactgccaggggtgatggttgaagcagatgctttagtggcatttaaaatactttaggacaaggcatatggatatgcagggaatggagggatacaagttatgtgcaggtagataagtgatggtctttgcatcatgtttggcacaaatgtgtgctgaagtgcctgttcctgtgttgtactgttctgcatTCACTTTTTTTGTTGCTGCAGCACATATATTCTACAAtctgtttatttttagtttactttagtttattgtcacatataccgaagtacaatgaaaagcttctaTACTACCTGATGTGTTCATGTTTGGTATGATTAGCATTGATAGCGTGCAAAGCAGTGTTTGTCATTGtatgtcggtacatgtgacaatgataaactaataccaataccgAAAAGGACAGATGGAGcagggaagaaagtacaggattgACCCTAATCCTATTGATTGGTGGAACATACTTGAGTGCATGCATAGCTGCCTCCTCATGTGTAGGTCCTCACAAATAATTTATTACAAATGCCTTGAGTGAGGTAATATCATACACTAAGGACCTCCCCAGCTTACGAGTGCCCAACCTGCAGACAGTTTGTACATATGAACGTGTTCGGGAGACCAGCtggatggatttgctggctgctgtgGGGCTGCCGGCATCTTCTGCTGGGTGGGAACAGGCCATTTCTACgtgccttctctccccacccccactcaggcCACAGCAGTCGGGGGCTGGGTGCATTGAGCGGACTCACTCGCTGCCTGAGTCAGTGAGACCGGCTGGCGGCTGCTCGCTTACCCTTCACAGCTCTTTCTACGATCCTCCCTCATACCCTGTGTTTATTCATTTCTAAGTGATGAACAGTTCAGATTGCAAACAGTCCTCCCGAACAAATCCCTGTCATAACCCAGGGACTGCCAGGACTGTAAGCATAAGGTTCTGGCATTCAGTGGTTTATATTTTCAAAGATCTGTCTTTCTTATGAACTGATGCAGATATCTTGCCATTTTTGACAGCTTGGAATAATTGTAGGAGCTGCAGTAATTGCACAATATATTGCACAATATATTTATTGCTTGCTTAAAATTCTATGCACATTTTTCCAAAACCAAACCCATAGACTGGGCCAATAAACATTTTCTTGAAGCACACAACTCCGAGCACTTGAACATGAAAGTGATAAATTAAAGTTTCAACTAATGTTTGCGAGAGGGCAATATAGGAACCGGCAATCATTATAAAACAATACTGCGTTAAGTGTATCTAAAACATTATTTGATCTTAATTAAAATATTGCTTCAATCTGCCACagttgttttaaaaataaaaattcatAATTACAGTTTTGTCAGGAGACCCTAAGGTTGAGATGAAATTAGAAGAGAGCTAACTCTACGCTGGCCTCTTGCGTCTGGCACAGAGATTTTCATCTTTTACATCTGGACTGAGTTCAGATGACTGAGGTTGACTGAGGTCAAACTAAATAAAGGAAACACAACTCAAGATGGCTCACTTCTGCCTAATATGATGGGTTTAGCTGAATAAAACAACAAACTGTGTTCATACTGGCCATTTTAACATGGCAAAGTATCCAAGTGCATTTGTCTAAGAAAAATGGAGAGCTAACCAGAGGAAAGAAGCAGGATTTTAAGGCGAGTCGTAAAAAGCCATTATACAAGCAGGGAGTTTTATGAAGGGAATTCCAGAACTTGGGGCCCAGGCAGCTGAAGGCAGGGCTGCCAAGAGTGGGGAGAGTAAAATCAGTGATGTGCAGATGTTGGAACTGGTGGAGTGCAGAGATCCCTAGGGCTTATAGGACTGTAGGTTTGTAGGCTGCAGAGTTATGGAAAAGCATGGTTGTGTATGAGAGAAGGAGGATGAAAATCGTAGGTACATGAGTTCACATGGTTCAGTAAATGTGTGCATGTTGGATTTATTTCTGTAAATGTTTTGTGGAATGGGAGTGCTTTCTTGTGTTTCAGTGTCACGTCATTTGATAAAAGCCAGATATCGGCCATTTAAATCCTGTCATGAAAGTTAAATCCTGCCACAGAAACCAGTGTCTTCGTGAAATCTAACTGTCCTTATCCTTAAAGATTCGGATCCCTTGATGGTGAGGGGAAAGGCTGCTTATCCAGGTTAAGGTTATCCATTGGGGGTAAAGACCCATAATTTAACCTCCATCTAAGTTATTCAAGTGAGCATCTGTTTCTTTGGATCCCTTATTgacgggtggcacagctggtagagctgctgcctcacggaggcagagtcctgggtttgatcctgtccttgggtgctgtctgtgtggaatttgctagttctccctgtgaccgcttgggtttcctctatgtactccggtttcctgcacatcccaaaggcgtataAGTTTCGTAGATTAATTGACATCTGTTAATTGTCTCTGTTATGTGGGAGGTGCatctgaaagtgggataacatagaacaagggtGAACgcatggttggtgtgggctgaagggctggtttccaggcCCTATCTTTCAATCCATCAATCAGTCCATTATTTTTCATTCCAATTGTGTAAAAGGGCTGCTGACGTAACGTGTCAAAGTTGCCTTTGgcccgtcacttatccatgttctccagagatgctgctgagttactccagcactttatgtccagcTTTGGGACTCAGTCTGATAGATTGTCCAGTGCGGTACTGAGGGTTTGCCATTCCCTCCATATATCTGCAAGTTCTTGGGATTTGACCTGGAGCTTCTAGTAAATTACAAGACCGTCAGGTCTATGGAAATTTAGATAAAGCAAAATCTTATAGTGTGGCTGTTATAATTCAGTTTCCAGTAActtagagatttaaaaaaataataaacatggcagtgttgaaaggaactgcagatgctggtatgtaccaaagatagacacaaagtgctggagtaactcagcaggccaggcaaagtATCTGgaaaaaagggatgggtgacgtttcagggtgggcccttcttcagactcaacgttttgggtcggaacccttcttcaaaaaactgGGCTGTCCACATTAATTTTCTTGCCTCATCAGATGTGCAAGTCAGTGGCAAAGTTAGCATTTATTGTTCACCCCTAATTGTCTcggaagtgtcagaggttatggggagaaagcaggagaatggggtaaggagagagatagatcagccatgattgaatggcggagtagacttgatgggccgaatggcctaattatactacTATCTCATGATCGTATGAAGTAAGGGCCAATgaagagtcaaccacattggtgGGTCTGAAGTCACATATAAATGGGATAGAGACAGCAGATTTTTTAAACCCCAGAAGGATATTGGCAAACcaggtttttttttgttaattaaaaaaaaatctaatttaatgTAACTGACCAAAACAAATTCCAAATGTAGTGACTTGAATCTTATTTCCCAGCTCTCATGGTGAGTACAAAATTCTGGCTGCTAATCTATCGTGCTATTGTACCCAATATACCCTTCAATCAGTGACTTAATCCATATTGTTACAAacccaagaaagacacaaaaagctggagtaacttagtgggtcagacagcatctctggagagaaggaatgggtaacgtttcggctcgagacccttcttcagaccgcttcCTTCCTCCCACCTGGTTCGCTTATCAGCGTTGATTTTTGTAGTACCTTCTACTGAACACATCCATCTGGTTCTGGTGCGTTCAGAAAACATTTGGCTTCTTTCACTGGTGGTCTTGTTTTGCTTGGTAAACATTATTTTTTGTGACGTGCTCAGTGAAAGTGAAAATGTGAAGTGGCAGTTTCCTCAAAATGTGTGAGTGGTGATTGTTTACGATTTAGCACAAGCAGTCTTTGTCTGGTATATGACTTGACTGTTGGCTCCAGGGCAGTGCCATTTCCCAGCCGATCTATTGTGGACTCGAgacccattcctcccccaccttgAAAATAACGTAACCTAGCAGAGATATATAATGTCCAAGTTAGCTCCAATAAAAATCACTTGCTGAAAACAGCATAATTAATCCTGCATCAGTTCCTCCTGATTCTGATCATTCCTTCGCCAGGTAAACAAGTCTCTGTGCCGTTTTGTTTTTTGTTGACACACAGAAATATAAAGCTGCCTGACTACTTGAAAATAAAGATCTTCAGCCATTTGTTCAAAGGTTACAGGTCTAACAAGAATAATGGTTTTGAAATTGGTTTTGTTGTTTCAAAACAGCATGTTCAAGATAATTGAGCATGAAACAGGCAGTGTTGTCTTTATAAATCACTTTGCAGTTAAGCTTGAGTTGGAGGATCTTAGTTCAGTACTGCAACCTGCAAAACTCAGCGAACTAATGAGTTCCTGCCAAACAGAAGCATTGTTATGCATTCACAGTTTGCTTAATGGACTCTTTTAATGTTCATGAATTACAGCGTTGGCAAGTGGTGGTTGGGGAATAAAAGAATGTTTTCTTAAATCAAAACATAATGTGATGTATTGTGGTGAATTGTATTTTCACCTATGGAAAATTCAGAAGAGGTTTGCTTAACTTATCAAAAATAGGACATaacgtgctggaatagctcagcgggttgggcagcatctctgaaaaatatgaataggtgatgtcccaatctcgttgtacccctgtacaatgacaataaagatatattgtattgtattgtattgtactgtttcGGGCCAGGACTTGGTTACCAGCAAGGTATTACTCCAAGAATCTAACATAATCAAATCTGTATCCACTAATGGAATAATGGAACTCTATAAAATTTATACGGCTGGGATTTTATATTGGTATTAGTGAAAAAACAATTGCCATTAGTAGAGTCGCTATCAGGCAGCAATTTCTAACCTCCGTTCCCGCGAAGCAGATAAATCAAGAAGATTCTGTGCGGGATTCCCTGTTCCGCCAGGATCTTGCGCTCTGTCAGAGCACGATGTGCCTTTTGTCGAAGGATGTGAATTTCCAGTATTTAGAAATCCATTAATCATGCCAGGAAAATGTTGGCACTTGTCCATTCAATTGTAAGTGAATTATTAAAGGCACACTAAGCCATAATTACTGTCAAGCAATAATTAGTTAATAGAAACTTTAATTTTATAAATATGAATTCTCATTTAAACTGAATTATTGTTGATCCAAAAACGTTTTTCTTACACTCTCAATCCCATTGCCCCATTTAGTCTTCTGTATATTATTTGGgtattagaaacagaaacatagaaaataggtgcaggagtaggccattcggcccttcgagcctgcaccgccattcaatatgatcatggctgatcatccagctcagtaacctgtacctgccttctctccataccccctgatccctttagccacaagggccacatctaactccctcttaaatatagccaatgaactggcctcaactaccttctgtggcagagaattccacagactcaccactctctgtgtggtcaAATACATATTCTATCACACACTTTCTTGCTTCAACTGCATGCCTTGGAAAACTTTATTCACATCTAAAGGATATGAATAAAGGAGCTAATAAATCTAGGTGTCATATGACCTTAAGTACTGCCAAGGAACTTTGATTGaaaaacacagcgtggaaatgggaccttcagcccaccgagtccacgctgaccaccaatcaccttttacactggttctatgttatcccactttcccatccactccttacacactaatgGCAAATTACAGAGactaattaaccgacatacccacacatctttgggacgtgggacccATGGGAAACCCAAAcactcgcagggagaacgtgcagattccacacagatagcatccgaGGTCTGGACCAAACCCGGTTTTCTGgccctatgaggcagcagctctacccactgcaccactcacATCATTGGAAATCACTTTGTGATTTTTCTGAATCCTTTATTCACCAGATGCGATGTCACTAAGTTTTCAAGGGTGATGTCTTCCGTTTTTTACTGTTGTGCATTTATAAATATTAATTATAGAAATCTGAAATCATTGTGTTGCATTGCAGGTAGAATTCTCCTGTGATGCAGCCGACAAAGGTGCTCGTTAGAGCTGACGGCAATCAGTAAAGGTGAGCTACTACAACCTGAAGTggtgctggacacacttcctTCGAGAGACCACTGGTCTTCAGGAAGACCCTCAATCAACTGCTCTTATCTTGAAGCCACTGATGGCTAGCAAACGGAAGTCCACAACGCCGTGTATGGTTCGTGCGGCCGATGTCACGGAGCAGGACCCAGAGGTGGAGATGGTCGAGCAGGCTGGTGGGTCACCGCACCACTTGACCGATGAAAGCTGGCCAACAGATAATGAAACGGCTGAAGCGGATCAGGGTTTGGAAAAAGCTGCCTTAGAAAGTCAACAGACCAGGAAACTGGAAGGGGGCTATGAATGTAAATACTGCACCTTTGAATCGCAAGACTTGAATGAATTTACAGAACATGTTGATACCATACATCCAAATGTTATCCTCAATCCATTTTATGTCTGTGCGGTATGTAACTTTACGACAAAAAGGTATGATACGTTTACTGATCATAATGGTAGGCATCATCCAGGAGAAAGCAACTTTAAGTTGAAGTTGATAAAGCGCAATAACCAGACTATTCTTGAACAAACTGTCGAAGATCCCACCAATGGCAGGAACACAGATAAAGAAGAGTTCCCTCCAGCTGGCATCTCCCTCAGCAAAACTCCCATCATGAAGATGGGCAAAAGCAAAGCTGATGGCAAAAGAGCAAGCGTGTTGTCGCGGGTGAAGGATGAATTTGGCATCACGCGGGAGAGCAAGGTAGAAGAGAGTGGCAATGATCTTCCGCAAAGTGGCTTGGTTGTTCCAGAAACTGTGATCAAGGATGGAGTGGCTCACGTCATGCCATCCATACAGCCCCCTCCAAACATCAATCTAATACCCAAAGTCATGATTCCCATACGTGGCTCCAAGTACAACGCCGCCATGGACATTAACAAAAGCCTGATTAGCTCCTTTAACAAATTCCCCTATCCCACCCAAGCAGAGCTGTCCTGGTTGACAGCAGTGTCGAAACATCCTGAAGAACAGATCAAGATGTGGTTCTCGACGCAGCGCCTTAAACATGGCATCAGTTGGGCTCCCGAGGAAGTGGAAGAAGCCAGGAAAATGATGTTTAACGGCACTATCCAGACACCAACAATCACTGTTGTGCCAGCGCAGGTACCTACCACTACCAAAGGCAGCACGCAGCAAGTTATCCAGACAGGAGTGTCGTGCCAGTTAGTCGGTCAGACTGGCATTGTGTTGACTCAAATCACAAATGGGGCAGCAACAGTGCCTTGTCCACCCCTCACTTTGACCGTGGCTGGCAGCAGCTCGAACCAAACCCAAACTCAGAAACGGGTCCTGCCATCTTCCCAGGTGGCAGTGAATCCAAAGCGTGCAAACGTTGTGCAGGTCTGCCAGCTTGCTTCGCAGGGCAACTCGGTCTTGTTCTCGCAGGGGAACACGGACATCAGCATGAGTCGCAAGAAGTCCAAGGAACAAATGGCGGTGCTCAAAGCCAGCTTTGCCATCAGCCCGTTCCCTGAGGACGAGGAGATTTTTCGGCTGTTGCACGTCACTAAGCTCACCAGGTCGGAGATTAAGAAGTGGTTCAGTGAcaaccgttaccgcacacagagGGGGCACTCGAGCCACACCCCTGCCGAAAGCACAGTCACCATTCCCCACGAACCCACCGTGGGCCACAGCACTCGGAGGTCCGGGTGGCACGTGTTCTCCGAGTTTGGACCGCAGAAGTTCAAAGAGAAGAACGCAGAGCAGCTGAGGGTGCTGGAGGAGAGCTTCCAGTACAGCTCTTTCCCAGCGGACGAGGAGAAGG
This window contains:
- the zhx2a gene encoding zinc fingers and homeoboxes protein 2a; the encoded protein is MASKRKSTTPCMVRAADVTEQDPEVEMVEQAGGSPHHLTDESWPTDNETAEADQGLEKAALESQQTRKLEGGYECKYCTFESQDLNEFTEHVDTIHPNVILNPFYVCAVCNFTTKRYDTFTDHNGRHHPGESNFKLKLIKRNNQTILEQTVEDPTNGRNTDKEEFPPAGISLSKTPIMKMGKSKADGKRASVLSRVKDEFGITRESKVEESGNDLPQSGLVVPETVIKDGVAHVMPSIQPPPNINLIPKVMIPIRGSKYNAAMDINKSLISSFNKFPYPTQAELSWLTAVSKHPEEQIKMWFSTQRLKHGISWAPEEVEEARKMMFNGTIQTPTITVVPAQVPTTTKGSTQQVIQTGVSCQLVGQTGIVLTQITNGAATVPCPPLTLTVAGSSSNQTQTQKRVLPSSQVAVNPKRANVVQVCQLASQGNSVLFSQGNTDISMSRKKSKEQMAVLKASFAISPFPEDEEIFRLLHVTKLTRSEIKKWFSDNRYRTQRGHSSHTPAESTVTIPHEPTVGHSTRRSGWHVFSEFGPQKFKEKNAEQLRVLEESFQYSSFPADEEKERLRVESKLTRREIDAWFSERRKLRDSLEGGILERRKTILKQENIKSEEAEKTHAKTLHSAPHFLSKSRSTPPLQHTKTASPIDRTHKKSQEQLHILKSAFARTQWPTVEQYDSLVVQSGLARNDIVRWFGDNRYAIKNGNLKWLDQYQRANSDHNGQSNVNGSGGRGGRGHKASGAWGGTVYSTQSRAGKSVLLQYYLQHRQLREEDLDELVSRSNMSYEQVRDWFAEKQTEDAMDTSDSSSRDGQCSEEDVNEDWGVVDDINERNDYVLSDLTANWARASQCGSTGFNELDSESMSAENSNI